In Malaclemys terrapin pileata isolate rMalTer1 chromosome 10, rMalTer1.hap1, whole genome shotgun sequence, the DNA window CTGATGTAGCTAAGGCAGGAGCTGTGGCCTTTCGAGCACTCCGAAGCAGCGTCTGAGAGCCCCAACAGCGCAGGAACAACATAAGCAATGCAACAGGCTGTCGCATGATGCTGGGCTCGCTCCCTTTTGTCTTGATTCATAAGGCAGCGATCGAGTGGGAGATGCTGCTGTTTGACAGATACTGTAGATGGACAGATACTGCAGTGCGGCTAGAAGAAACAGATACTGCAGCAGAGAAAGACGCAGCCTCAGCGGGTTCAGGGTGGTTAGCTGAAAGTGTGTGGAGGAGCTGTTCAGGGTTCTTCAGTTGAAGGGTTCCCAGCAATTCCCACTCAGGATTTCCTATCTGACCTTTGCAAGCACCTGTGCTGTCTCTCTTCGTGTCCCTCACACCTGCTACACAAGATGTGTGTAGACTCTAATGCAAACTCACCATACATGGCCAGGGCACAGAGCTGCCCTCTGCCCTGTGCATGGAAGACAGGGAGTGAGGAGGGGGATTAACACACAATGCAAGCCGATTTCCAATTAATCAGAAACAGGCAGAGCTGTTAATGAAAGTCCTCCTGGTGGCGAGACAGCATGTTGAGAGCACAGCTGGCCCAGACCCTGGTCCTTGGCGTCTGAGTGAAGCACCAAGTCCTTTTCTAAATCCACACACTTCCTGTTAAAGGGTCACTCCTGCCCTTTTGGGCGTGGCTAAGATTTTGGTGTGCTGCAAAGCATGCAAAGAGGGCTTGTGGCAGTGACAGCTCCTACCCAGGGTTCTTTTCCAGCTGGTAGACCTATCTTCAGAACAGGAGTACCCCAGGGCTGGCCTCAGATGCACATCAAGTAAGCCTGCCTTCAGCACTGGGGGCTCTGTTAACTCACTAAGCTGGCTCTACTTTCAGGCCATCAGTTAGCAAAGAACAAGCCAATGGCAAAGGTCTGGGTATGTCTAAAGGTGTGTTGGCTAAAGGCCTTTGGGGCTGTGGGGCATTTTATTATTTCTTACCTGAACCACTGCCTGTCCACAGGGGAAGatgccacacagctctgctgatgcagcccagtcctgacctgcagcaccccctgctattcccaTCGCCACCCTCTCCTCCACCACTGCCCCTCAACCCCAACCCACAGTTTCCCCACTATTTCAATCCTGACAAACCAATCCAGCAATATTGTGGGCCCAATTCAACAGCCTGTCGAATCCCCTCATGTGGCCTAAGGCAGTCAGTCAGGTGAGGGCAGGAGAAAACATCTGGGCCTAGTTGAAGGCGTTCTAAATTACCTGTGTACCGTGTCTAATGCAACAGTGGGATTTGGGTGGCCTGTTGAGGTGCATACCAATGAGCATCTGACACCCCCACCCTCATGGCTAGCAGCCAAAGGCTAATACGATTAGCGTGACCCATTCTCTGTGCTTGGTGGGTGGTTTCATTATAGTCCTTTGATGCCTAAAGTCCTTCCCTGTGGTGAAAGTTCAGTTCTTTGTTACCACTGGGGTAAATCCAGCTCAGCCACCGTAAAGTGGGAGTGAAAAGCAGAATCCCTGCAAAGACAAGAACCTGCTTGTGACTCGGAGCCGACCTTTCCTGGGGACAGAAATGAGACAGCAGAGGAAGAAACTGATGAAGGAGAGGAGTTTGATGAAGCGCCCTCTCCTGGGCATGAAAGATCACTGCATAAGTACATAAAAGGCCAAATGAATGAGGGGGGAAATGATAAAACAATCAGAAAAGCTGGATGTGAAATGAAATCATTGTTTCTCTAATGACCCTGGGGTATCCGTGAAATCCACCCACATGGTGACAAGGTGGAGAAAGCACTCACAGTCTCAGTGACCCATAGATGTTTCTGTCCCTGTAACAATTGGTGACACTTGTTATGGCTTGTTGTACCAGTAAATGAGCATTGTCTTCAATTGTATTACAAAATAAATGATGCAAGCTACTGGCTTGGACCTGTCTGTGACTCCCACGGGCCTACGTGTTAGAACAGATACCAGCCTTATTGACAAATATGAGAGTGAAGTTCACTGTCCACATGGTACACTGGGGCCTGTTCCTTTGGAGCAAGCAGGTTTTGTGTTTCAGGAGAATGCTAGCCTGCTCCGAAAGCTCTGTGCTCCAAACAACGTGGGATCAGACTACGAGCCGGGCTCAACTTTGCCCAGGTCTGTTTTGGACtaatccaggggttggcaaccttttgcatgcagctcaccaggctaagcaccctggcgggccaggccggtttgtttacctgccgcgtccacaggttcggctgatcgcagctcccactggccgtcccaggccaataggggtggcgggaagcggtggccagtgcacatcccttggcccacgccgcttcccactgcccccattggcccagagcagcgaaccgcagccagtgggagccgcgatcggccgaacctgcggacacggcaggtaaacaaaccggcccggcctgccagggtgcttaccctggcgagctgcgtgccaaaggttgccgacccctggactaatcTGACAGTCCTGAGCAGCGCTCGGCATGCAGGGCAGGATGGAAGGACTAAGGCCCCATATACTCTAAGAATGTGACTACCTTGGGGCAGCTGCTAGAACAAGGTTTGGTCCAGTACACACAGGGGAGACTAAGGTCTGCATTCATTTTAGGTGATCTCTAGGTCTCTTTCTGAAGGAGATGCTACCAGGAACCCAAAtcccatggtgatgggcacagtataaaaacaaaatagagcagaatgggcttgtctacacaaggaagTTTGaccagttacactggtataattatactggtgtaGTTAAAAtggtatagttataccagtataacctcCCTGTTATTCTTATGATTATATCCTTATATGTTATACTCTTATTCCAGTATAAGAGTGGCTTTTTTAGTTCAACTTAAACTCCTGCCCAAGTGAcaaaaaaacagtttgaaaaatGTGCTGGATTACTGGACTAAGAGTTTGCATGTGTGTGTTACACCAGTAGAACGACATCAGTTTAAATCCACATTAATTTTATACCTCATGTAGAGACAAAAGTGCAAGCTCGTTGGGCCAGGGTCCCacattttattctgtgtttgtgcaggaaGCACTAGGATTGCCACCTGTCCAGGGTTTCCCAGGATCATCCATTTTTAGAGGTGGCTGTCCTGGGAATTCTGTGAGGGTACTCAGTACTTGCTGCCAGCTGTATGGGCTCCCGATTAACCCCGGGGGGCCCagttttttgtacctcagaggtggtGCAGCACCCTACCTAGAATACAGCAGCCGTGGTTCTGGGTGTTACGGCCACACTCGGGAATAGTACAGTAATACAATACACCCTGAGCATCATGCCTCTGCTGGGCTAAAACATCTGCTTtctgctctccccacagcttcACTATGCCACAAGGATCAATGAGAGCCCTAAAATCAGTGCGCCCCAAGTGAGCCCAGGCTGCTGCGTGCGGGAGAATTTGCAGGAGAATCGAGGTCTCTCCTATTCCCGGAGGTTAGGGTGAcccgatgtcccgattttatagggacagtcccgatttttgggtctttttcttatataagatcctattaccccccacgccctgtcctgatttttcacacttgctgtctggtcaccctaccggaggtgcagcagtgtgtatggggcaATATAACCCGGCCGGCCACCCCCTCTCCCGGCCAGGACCTTGCCTGCAGGTGGGCAGGGACCCCAGGCCCAAGGGGCTGCCGCCTCTGCAGGGTCCCGAACGCTCCGATCCAACTGGAGCCCTTGCCCGAAACAGGCGCCCGGAACCCCGGGGAAAGGCGCTCGGGGAACCTGTCCACGCACTGGGAAACAACTTGGGAAGGCGCAAATaggccggccccgccccttcaTGCAAATCGCATCCTGCCCCGTGCCCGCTGAGCCAATAGGCGGCGGGGGGGCGGAGCGTGGCGGCAGGACTTGCCCGGGCATGTGGGAGCCATTGCAGCAGCTGCTTCCGGGAAAGCCACGTGTGGGGAGCCGGCTCGCTGGGTAAGAGACGCGGGGGTCCGGccggggacagggagcggggggcgcCCCAGTCGGGAGGACTGGGCAGAAGGAGGGGGCCGAGGGGCTTGTAAGCAAATGATCTCTCCTGCTATTCCTGTTTTAGTCCTTCcgtcccaggcccctgcccaaGGTAGAGCTGGCACCGCAGAGCCAAGCTAGTGGGCTTAGGATAAGCGTCAGCCATGGTCGTGCTAACTTCTTTCCCCCCCTTACCGTCTTGTGTCCGTATCACTCCACTATGCCTGGGGTGGTGCTggcgctccccccgccccccggcccgctTTATGACTGCTGCAGGCTCTGAATCACGGGACCCGCCCTGTCCTAACAAGGCCTGACTGAGTGACCAGCTATGGTAAACCCTGTGACCCGAAGGAGAACTCTGCGTAGCTCGTAAGCTTATCTCTGTCACCCACAGAGGTTGgtacagtaaaagatattacctcacctaccttgtctctctgataccctgggactgacatggctacaacagggCTGCATGTGATAAACCCCAGGTGGGCACATCATGTGCTGTCTCCACTCACCTGTGGGAATGGGATAAGCCCTCTCGAATCCAGGCGAGGAGCATCTCTACTTACCAGGCACTGACTAACCCTGCGTTGTGGGTATCTTTGGCAGGATGCCTTCTGGCCAGGGTCTAACGCCAGGTGTTGTGAGCACAGTGAAGGCCTGTGAGGTGAGGCAGAAGGGGGCCGATGGCCGGTTTCTCGGGTACTCCAACACCAGATGGGATCTGTGCTGTCCTCGCCCCAAAGCCCACCTGGCTCGCAGAGCAGATGTGGAAGATCGTGGCTTTCTGCAGAGCCAGAATAAAAAGAAAAGCCGGAAGCACCAGCGGTTTATGGAGCGCAGGGCTCTGCTGGAGCAAAGGGGGCTGTTGAGACCCAAATTGGGACACAGGACTGAGCCAATGGCATTCACGCCATCCAAAGAGGGCCTGTTAAACAGAGAAGCCAGCAGATGTGGCCAGCCAGCCAGTGAGGATGTATCTCTCATGAATAATCAGTCTGTGGGGAAAGTCCATGTAAAGCTCAAGCGGGCTCTGTTGCAGGCTCTGCCAGTCTCTCCGGAGGACACAGCTGGGCAATGCTCCTTTTCACTTTCCCAAGACTCAGAGAGCAGGTTACCTTTGCCTGGCAGTTCCAACTCAGGCAGAGCTTCCTTGTCCCGCTCACTGCAGAGACCTGGGAAATGCGTGGCCATTGACTGTGAGATGGTGGGCACAGGCCCTGGCGGGAAGCTGAGTGAGCTGGCGCGATGCACGGTGGTGAACTACAACGGAGATGTAATCTATGACAAATATATCCGGCCAGAGCTTCCCATCGTGGACTACAGGACTCGCTGGAGTGGGATCACCAGGCAACACATGCAGAACGCTACCCCGTTCAGTGCTGCACAGAGAGAGGTAAACAAGAGGTGTGGTGTGTGTATCTGTACAGTCTGAACAAGGGCTAGATTTTATCCCCTCTTTGGGCAGCTGTCTATGCACTGCTCTGCTGTCGCTGTTAGAACAGCCAGTGGGTCTTAGAACAACCAGAGTCTgtcagctgcccccccccccccccccttccttccaggCTTTCCCAGGAGATATTAGAAAAGCAGCATGGTctaagagcaggggtcggcaacctttggcacgcggctcaccagggtaagcaccctggcgggctgggctggtttgtttacctgccgcgtccgtaggtttggccgatcgcggctccaacTGGCCAcgattcgccgtcccaggccaatgggggctgcaggaagcatggccagcacatccctcggcctgcgccacttcccgatgcccccattggcctggagcggcgaaccgcgtccagtgggagccacgatcggctgaacctgcggacgtggcaggtaaacacactggcccggcctgccagggtgcttaccctggcgagccgcgtgccaaaggttgccgacccctggtctatagacATGAATGTAGGActaggagccaggaactccttgtTTCTAATCCTTGCTCTGAAGCTGGCTTGCTGTGTGTCAGCTTTGAGGTGAGCGATTCTGTGCATCTTTCCCCCCaacttttctcccccttccccaaatttcCAGCGTGCCCTGAAACCAGAGGATGCTTTGGAACTGGCCTTCTCTGGGAAATGTAGCCCtgcttcttccttgattgtgatTAGATAGCTCTCACTGGGCAGCTGGGATCTGTGACATCAGAGAGGTATGACTAGTTGTGGGGTTAGATAGAGCGGGAGAAACCAAAATCGGTGCAAGGAAGGACTTCTAAATCCCTCTTTTACTCCTGCTGTGATGCCCAACTAACCACCTCTGACACTTCCAGATCCTGAAGATCTTGAAAGACAAGATTGTGGTGGGACATGCCATCCACAATGACTTCCGAGCCCTGAAATATTTTCACCCCAGAAGCCGGACTCGAGACACCAGTCGAATCCCTTTGCTGAACCGGAAGGCAGGACTCCCTGTGAAAGTCAGTGCCTCTCTCAAGAGCCTGGCAAGGCAGTTGCTCCACAAAAGGATTCAGGTAAGGGGCCTCCTGGGAATGGAAAACAGGATCTGGGGAGTTCTTAACGCCTTCACTGCTGAGATGGCTAAGGCTGCAATTGGATCTGTGTGGGCAGACCCGATGGGAGACCATGTGGGCATAAGAGTCTGCATGTGAGAggcaggatggtctagtggttagggtacaAGCTGGGAAgtgacttgaacccaggtctctcactgcttcatcacagacttcttatgtgaccttgggcaagtcatttagtctctgagaacctctgttccccatctgtacaaaggGGGTGATAGCACTGCCCTGCACCACTGTGGTGGGAGGGTAAATCCATTAAAGATTTTGAGGTGTTCAGGCCCAAAtgctcagaggtatttaggcatctagctccccttgacttcaataccTCTGGGCCACAGATACTGCGGTGATGGGGGGCCCAGAAATTACTTCAAACAGACCGATGTGCGGATCTGATTGCAAGATGGAAGCCTTGGTGTGTTCGAAGCCCAACAGGAACTGATTCCAACACCGTTTATCCACTGGAGCAACAGCAAGTTTTGTTGGGAGCTTGGCTCTGGGGCCTTCACTAGCCCTCCGCTCTAGCGTGGCCTTTTCTCTTTGCCCTCAGGTTGGCCAGAAGGGACACTCGTCGGTGGAGGATGCTCGGACTTCCATGGAGCTTTACAGACTGGTGGAGgtccagtgggagcaggagcttgCCAGCAGCCACCCCTCCAGTCCCCCTCGCACTCCTACGGACAGCTGCACAGACAGTGACCACTACATGGAGGACCAGTACTGGCCTAAGGACCTGAATATAGACTGCAAATGAAATGCTCAGTCTCCATCTTCTCTTTGAGGGTTTCCCCTCCCAATAGAGACATTTTCACGCCTTCAGCTTTTAAACTGAGATCAGCTGTTCGTTCCTATTTAATCTTTTTCCCCCTCAGGGTTTGCTCCCCCAACATTGCAGCTTGGTGGTGGTGCATGAGAGCCTGACAACGACACTGGTCAATCCAACTGCGTGGCCCAAGCTGCACAAAAAGCAAATGTAGGATGAGAAAATAAGACTTTCAGTTTCATTAACTTGAGTGTTCGTAAGAGAGGGAAAttaacctcccttccccccaccacccccacattCTCACTTGCCAGTTCCCTATGATACCCTTCCCTTGTTTGAACACTAGAGAGAACTAAGATGAAATGTGCCTTTCTTTGGCTGCTATGGAGCCTGCATTGGTGCCCTGGTGGCCATCAGTTACACTGCAGAGCATGACCTGGGGAGTCTTGGTTGTGTAGTAGATACAGAaagagggaggggtaggagagcAGCAGGTGCAGACCCTCCAATGGCATGGAGTGCTGTTAACTAAAGAGAAGTTGTGGGACTTTGCTCCCTACTTCCCACCACAGATTAATTTGTCTGGAAGGTTGCAGGCAGCTGTTTCTCTTTAGAGCCCTGCCAAAAGGCCCTTACACCTAAGGCAAAGGAAATGTGATTACACTTGTTTCTCAACGTCCGGGTCAAAATGTGGCTGACGCTGGGCTGTGGGAGCTCCCAGTTCTGCAACAGAGATGACACGAGGTgtttctacactgcaataaaacccaTGTGGCTGGCCTGTGTTAGTCTACTCAGGCCCAGGGGACTAGAAAATGTCAGTGCAGCTGTTTGGGTTTGGGCCCATGACCTTTAGGCCCTTTTTCCCAGTTGTTCCATTTCAGTCCCGAGTGCAAGACTGGAAGGAGACGAAGGTGGCTCTAAACCATTTTTATGCTCCCCAGACTCCTGGGACGGCATGGGCTGCCTGACTCTCGATTAGCGCACAGGGCTGCTGTCATTTACACGGGCTACCCAGGGCTGTAAAGCAACAAATAATGGGGCCTGGAGATCCAAGTTGAGATGAAATGCAATGTCCTGCTTTTTAGGCAGCGGGTTTGACTTGACAGAAAGCAAGACTTGGCCCCTCTTTGCACAGCTTGGGGCTCCTGGATTAAAATCTGTGACATGCCTGGCTCCTTTCAGTACTTGCCACCCATGGTCCTGTGCTGGTTATATCAGATGTAAATCACCTGGACAGATATAAGGATAATTTCTCTAGGCTGTCCCTTATGTCCCACTGCACTTTAACAGGATGGATGTGTGATTGCAATGTTGTCTTGTCCCATCCTTCTGCTCTGTTTGAAACTCTGGGACTTTAAATTCAGAGCAATTATGGGGCTCCACCACAGTCTGTGTGTGTTGCTCCTGGGGTCTGTATTTGGGATCTTCCTTGGCTAGGGGGCATCTAATAGATTtggagctgggagaggggaagCTCTCCTTATGTCCTCCCACAGAGGGGGAAAGCTGCAAACTCCCTTTTCCAGGGGGAAATGTTCCACTCCTTGCAGAATACGTACATCATGCAGAGCTGGGACcatgcagggcagggctgacCCTGCCTGCTAATCAATTTTGATTCTGAGTTAATGGACAACTGCGCTTTGAAATGATGCAGTGGGATATCCACCCAGTAGGTTCTAACAAAGGTTAATGCCATGCTGCTATATAGAATTGTGACATgcactcccctctgccccaacctTCCTTCATGTGCCTAGGTTTTTAAGTTTTATATGACCTTTGTATGCATACCACTGAGCTTTGAGCCTGCATCACTGCCTCTTCATGGGTTGAGTGAAAGGATCAAAGGAGTGGGAAATGCTTCAAATCTGATTTCTGTGATCGCAATCAGCTGTACGGTTTAAAAGGCTAACTGTTTTTCTGGCCGAACTAGAGTCTCCCTGGTGAGGACTCCGAATTAACCACCAGGAAATCCCAGGCAATGCATTTACCTCCATTCTAACCTGCCTCAGGTGGTTGTGTTATGCACAAGGCTGAGTAACTTTTAACTATCTCCAAGTGCAATGATTATGGAACTGCTCTGCCTGGTGCTCTATGACTGTTACAGATGAAACTCACGCATAGAAATAAGCCAGCGTTGTGTAGTTAATTGGCTTTTAGTGAGCCATTGCCAGTCAGAAAGCTCTGTCTATATGCAATAGCCTAAGGCCAGTTCATACCATAACCTGTGGGGGCCAGTGACAGCCATGGTGTTGAGACTGCGCTATGCTAAGAGAACTTGACTTTTGTTCTCCTCCCCCTAAATGTTTAATTGTTTCGGGGGAGATAGAATTTGTGGGAAGAGGAAGGGGTACCACGATGACCATAGATCTTACTTTTAACCATTCAGCTGTGGTATATTGCTCTGTGGCTGAtggcttcctttgttcttctgtcACTGGTTTTGTCTCCTTCTGGGGCAGTGTGAATATATAGGGTGGGAACCAGCCACCTTGCCTCGGCTCACACTCCTTTCTGCTCAGCGATGCTGTGTTTGAAGAGAAGCGTGCCTGTATATACTTTCTGTAGTAACAGGCCAAGGAGAAAACAGATGGTCCAGCTGTGGGGTCTTCCTGCCAGTTTCATGCTTGTCCCCACAGTCTACGCTGACCAGTAGGAAAAAAGATTCTAGCCTTGGCTTTGAGGATGCTCCTAATGAAAGTGCTGCACTATGGTCTTCCTGATGTGCAGTCTCACAGGCTGAGACCGTGTGAGGTTTCCCTCATTCACTTCACACCATGGTGGTTTAAAGTGGTCCCACTGAAACAATAAAACTGGGAGAAATTCAGAACCCAACTTCATAGCCCCTTGAGTGAGGAGCTCCCGGCACCAGGGTTGTGGTgaacaaacaaaacccagagtCTCAACTCTGTATCTCTCTCTAGAAAGAGCGTAAAGTGTGTAGTTTAATGCTAgaggtttaaaatgaaatatttatataatatatttgtCAAACTGAAACTTACTGGTGAAAACCTGTGTTTTGTCTTGATTGGGCCAGGCTGGGGTAAGGAGTGAGATTTCAGAGCATTTGACAGTCACCAATCCAGGCACTGTCTGATGTGCATAGAATGTAAAAACTGACTGCAAACAGTTCTCTTAAAACACATCACTTTCTATGTAGGGACCAAATCAATAGAAACCTTAATTTAAAATGCTATTCAAAGGGGGGCCTCGGGGGAGGGAATTCCCTGCCTCTGAGCTCATCTGCTCTGAGTGCTGCTTGGTGTATGCCCCAAACACCTAGGACC includes these proteins:
- the AEN gene encoding apoptosis-enhancing nuclease, translating into MWEPLQQLLPGKPRVGSRLAGMPSGQGLTPGVVSTVKACEVRQKGADGRFLGYSNTRWDLCCPRPKAHLARRADVEDRGFLQSQNKKKSRKHQRFMERRALLEQRGLLRPKLGHRTEPMAFTPSKEGLLNREASRCGQPASEDVSLMNNQSVGKVHVKLKRALLQALPVSPEDTAGQCSFSLSQDSESRLPLPGSSNSGRASLSRSLQRPGKCVAIDCEMVGTGPGGKLSELARCTVVNYNGDVIYDKYIRPELPIVDYRTRWSGITRQHMQNATPFSAAQREILKILKDKIVVGHAIHNDFRALKYFHPRSRTRDTSRIPLLNRKAGLPVKVSASLKSLARQLLHKRIQVGQKGHSSVEDARTSMELYRLVEVQWEQELASSHPSSPPRTPTDSCTDSDHYMEDQYWPKDLNIDCK